A single region of the Euzebya rosea genome encodes:
- a CDS encoding alpha/beta fold hydrolase yields MPTASVNGTTIAYDEYGPSDGTGLLLSHSLFFNRSMFADLVERFSSTHRVVTYDHRGQGESAPAPLEQLDMDTLAEDAAALIEHLGLQGCHAAGNSMGGFISLRLAARRPDLVRSAVAMGSSAEEEHSLAEFAPLVAHMQEHGTAEVIDTLMHIMFGDFTLADDSRAQIRKEWRASMLALGPSIGDAAHQVIHRTDIRAEMARTEVPILAIAGAEDHAYPPPLSSSQLAEAAGNGSHVTVAQVGHSVALEDPVAVADHLSRHMASVEGS; encoded by the coding sequence TTGCCCACCGCATCCGTCAACGGGACCACGATCGCCTACGACGAGTACGGACCGAGCGACGGCACAGGGCTGCTGCTCAGCCACTCGCTGTTCTTCAACCGGTCGATGTTCGCTGACCTCGTCGAACGGTTCTCCAGCACCCACCGCGTCGTGACCTACGACCACCGCGGACAGGGGGAGAGCGCCCCGGCGCCGCTGGAGCAGCTCGACATGGACACCCTGGCCGAGGACGCCGCGGCGCTGATCGAACACCTGGGCCTCCAGGGCTGCCACGCGGCCGGCAACTCCATGGGCGGCTTCATCTCGCTGCGGCTGGCTGCCCGGCGGCCCGACCTCGTCCGCTCCGCCGTCGCCATGGGTTCCTCGGCGGAGGAGGAGCACTCCCTCGCGGAGTTCGCCCCGCTCGTCGCCCACATGCAGGAGCACGGCACCGCGGAGGTCATCGACACCTTGATGCACATCATGTTCGGCGACTTCACGCTGGCCGACGATTCCCGTGCGCAGATCCGGAAGGAGTGGCGGGCCTCGATGCTTGCGCTCGGTCCCTCCATCGGCGACGCAGCACACCAGGTCATCCATCGCACCGACATCCGTGCCGAGATGGCCCGTACCGAGGTGCCGATCCTCGCGATCGCCGGTGCGGAGGACCACGCCTATCCGCCGCCGCTGTCGTCCAGCCAGCTCGCCGAGGCCGCGGGCAACGGATCGCACGTGACGGTTGCGCAGGTGGGCCACTCGGTGGCGCTGGAGGATCCGGTTGCGGTCGCCGACCACCTCTCGCGGCACATGGCGTCGGTCGAGGGTTCCTGA